A window from Malania oleifera isolate guangnan ecotype guangnan chromosome 7, ASM2987363v1, whole genome shotgun sequence encodes these proteins:
- the LOC131159879 gene encoding WRKY DNA-binding transcription factor 70: MESPGSFLAVRKRAMKELLRGQRFTEELQHLLRTPPGQGGLPAPSAEDLVKKICRSFSDSLLFLSSGESEEVSQQVPKNYACLDSSSADGRKYEESGESWKGLTLKDRRGCYKRRKSSTQTWTKTISTPVDDGHAWRKYGQKVILNAKHPRNYYRCTHKFDQGCQATKQVQQIEDNPSVYQITYNGHHTCKNPHKTPQIILDATTIPPPFNDSSVLLSFDQSSNSQNDPSYSSYQPFFLSSFSQTLVKQEHKDHDTTITKPITTTTTTTTTTTNHDDDDDDHHHHHHHDLSTHINQSADYLLSPDLAAFGSSGLLSSSGHNSGVNSCTTSSHSLDMDMDMDMMVGSVEFSTDDVLQFEF; this comes from the exons ATGGAGTCGCCGGGAAGTTTCCTCGCCGTGAGGAAGAGAGCGATGAAAGAGCTCCTCCGAGGCCAACGATTCACAGAGGAGCTGCAACATCTGCTGCGCACGCCGCCGGGCCAAGGCGGGCTGCCGGCGCCGTCCGCGGAAGACCTCGTTAAGAAAATTTGTAGATCGTTTTCGGATTCGCTTTTGTTTCTGAGTTCTGGCGAGTCGGAGGAGGTGTCGCAGCAGGTCCCGAAGAACTACGCGTGCCTGGACTCGTCGAGCGCCGACGGCCGGAAATACGAGGAGTCCGGCGAGAGCTGGAAGGGCTTGACATTAAAAGATCGGCGAGGGTGCTACAAGAGAAG GAAGAGCAGCACACAGACATGGACAAAAACAATTTCAACTCCGGTTGACGACGGTCATGCATGGAGAAAATATGGGCAGAAGGTTATCCTCAATGCCAAACACCCCAG GAATTACTACAGGTGCACTCACAAGTTCGATCAGGGGTGCCAAGCGACCAAACAGGTGCAGCAGATAGAAGACAATCCCTCAGTTTACCAAATCACATACAATGGCCACCACACCTGCAAAAACCCTCACAAAACCCCTCAGATTATTTTGGACGCCACCACCATCCCTCCTCCTTTCAATGACTCCTCCGTTCTCCTCAGCTTTGACCAATCCTCCAATTCACAAAACGACCCTTCCTATTCCTCTTACCAACCCTTCTTCCTCTCTTCCTTCTCCCAAACCCTAGTCAAGCAGGAGCACAAGGACCATGACACCACCATTACCAAAcccatcaccaccaccaccactactactactactactaccaatcatgatgatgatgacgacgatcatcatcatcatcatcaccatgaTTTGTCCACCCACATTAACCAGTCGGCGGACTACCTCCTGTCCCCGGACCTCGCTGCTTTCGGCTCCTCGGGGCTCCTCTCGTCGTCGGGCCACAACTCCGGGGTGAACTCCTGCACCACCAGCAGCCACAGCTTGGACATGGACATGGACATGGACATGATGGTGGGATCGGTTGAATTCAGTACTGATGATGTACTGCAGTTTGAGTTTTAA